The stretch of DNA CCACCTTCCAGTGGCGCACCCCGGTCATCGCCGCGCTGAAGATCCTCGCGGGCGAGCAGGTGGCGAGCCCGTGGAAGCTGCCCCAGCCGACGATCAACGAGGGCAACCTCAGCCAGTACGTCCAGCCCAACATGCCGCCGCTGCACTACGCGATGTGCGGCTGCACGTCGCTGCCCGGCTACCCGCAGAACTGGGGCGGGAAGTAATCGTCCACCCCGCACCTGGCGTGCCGCGCGGCTACCGTCCCAGCCGCGCGGCACGCCGCCTTCGAAGTTGGGAGCACCTGCCATGTTCGCCCTCGGCGTGAACCCCTGGGTCTGGACCTCGCCCATCACCGACGAAGCGCTCGCCGGCCTCGTGCCCCGCATCGCCGGGTGGGGCTTCGACTGCGTCGAGCTCCCCGTCGAACAGCTCGGCGACTGGTCCCCCGAGACCACCCGCGACCTGCTCGACCGGCACGGCCTCACCGCCGCCACGATCTGCGCGGTCACTCCCCCCGGCCGCGAACTCGTCTGCACGGACGCAGCGACCGTCGCGCAGACGCAGGACTACGCGCGGGCGCTCATCGACGCCGCGGTCGCGGTCGGCGCGCCCTCGGTCTGCGGCCCGCTCTACGCCTCGGTCGGCCGGGTCTGGCGGATGTCCGTCGAGGACCGGGCCGCCTGCTACCGCGAGCTCCGCGCAGCCCTCGAACCCCTCGCCGAGTACGCCGGCGAGCGCGGCATCTCGATCGGCATCGAGGCCCTCAACCGCTACGAGACCAGCGTCGTCAACACCGTCGAGCAGACGCTCGAAGCGATCGACCCGCTGCCCGGCAACGTCGGCATCATGCTCGACAGCTACCACATGAACATCGAGGAGGCCGACCCCTACGCCGCCGTCACCCTCGCCGGGCCGCGCCTGGTCCACGTGCAGGTGAGCGGCTCGCACCGGGGTGCACCCGGCCAGGACCACATCGACTGGACCCGCTGGCTCGGGGAGCTGATCGGCACCGGCTACACCGGCGGCGTCTGCATCGAGTCGTTCACCGGGGACAACGAGGCGATCGCCGTCGCCGCGGCGATCTGGCGGCCACTGGCACCCAGCCAGGATCTGCTCGCCACCGACGGGCTCGCCCACCTGCGCAAGGTCCTGGCCGAGCTCGCCGGTGACCGGTCCGCCGATGCCGACCGAGGATAAGGGTCCGTCGCCGCAACGGGCGGAGCCGATCTCGTACCAACTGCTCTGCCTGCTGCGCGACCACGGCCCGCTGTCGCGGGTGGAGCTCGCGGACCGACTGGGCCAGCCTCGCTCGCGCCTCGCCATCGAGCTCGACGCGCTGGCGGAGGCGGGCATGATCCAGGGCGCGGGCCCGGCCGAGTCGCGCGGCGGCCGCCGGTCGCTGCTGCTGCGCCTCAACCCGGAGATCCGCTACGCCGCCGTCGACCTCGGCACCACCTCGATCGATGTCGAGATCACCGATGGCAGCCTGGAACCCATCGCCGCGCACAGCGAGGCCGCCGACATCAGCGTCGGGCCGAACGTGGTGCTCACCAGGGTCAACGAGATCCTGCAGAAGATGCGGGCCGACGGCGCCTACCGCCGCCTCGACGCGCTCGGCGTGGGCCTGCCGGGCCCGGTCAGCGTCCGCGACGGCATGCCGGTCTTCCCACCGATCATGCCGGGCTGGGACCGGTTCCCGCTGCGCTCCACCCTCGGCATCGAGCACGGCTGCCCGGTCGCCGTCGACAACGACGTCAACATCATGAGCATCGGCGAGCGCCACAGCGGCATCGCCCACACGATCGACAACTTCCTCTTCGTCAAGGTCGGGACCGGGATCGGCTGCGGCATCCACCTCGGCGGGCTGGTCCACCGCGGCGCCGACGGGTGCGCCGGGGACATGGGGCACATCCAGGTCGACGGCAGGGGCCCGGTCTGCTACTGCGGCAACGTCGGCTGCCTGGAGGTCTTCTTCAGCGGCTCCTCCCTGGCGCGGGAGGCGCTCGCCGCGGCGCGGTCGGGGGCGTCGCCGGCACTGGCCCGGCGGCTCGCCGCGCAGGGCACGCTGACCGCCCGGGACGTCGGCGACGCGGCAGCCGAGGGAGACATGACCTGCGTGAACCTCGTCCGGGTGGGCGGCCGCTACCTCGGCGAGGTCCTCGCCGGCATGGTGAGCTTCATCAACCCGTCGATGATCGTCATCGGCGGCGGGCTGGC from Allocatelliglobosispora scoriae encodes:
- a CDS encoding sugar phosphate isomerase/epimerase family protein, which encodes MFALGVNPWVWTSPITDEALAGLVPRIAGWGFDCVELPVEQLGDWSPETTRDLLDRHGLTAATICAVTPPGRELVCTDAATVAQTQDYARALIDAAVAVGAPSVCGPLYASVGRVWRMSVEDRAACYRELRAALEPLAEYAGERGISIGIEALNRYETSVVNTVEQTLEAIDPLPGNVGIMLDSYHMNIEEADPYAAVTLAGPRLVHVQVSGSHRGAPGQDHIDWTRWLGELIGTGYTGGVCIESFTGDNEAIAVAAAIWRPLAPSQDLLATDGLAHLRKVLAELAGDRSADADRG
- a CDS encoding ROK family transcriptional regulator, yielding MPTEDKGPSPQRAEPISYQLLCLLRDHGPLSRVELADRLGQPRSRLAIELDALAEAGMIQGAGPAESRGGRRSLLLRLNPEIRYAAVDLGTTSIDVEITDGSLEPIAAHSEAADISVGPNVVLTRVNEILQKMRADGAYRRLDALGVGLPGPVSVRDGMPVFPPIMPGWDRFPLRSTLGIEHGCPVAVDNDVNIMSIGERHSGIAHTIDNFLFVKVGTGIGCGIHLGGLVHRGADGCAGDMGHIQVDGRGPVCYCGNVGCLEVFFSGSSLAREALAAARSGASPALARRLAAQGTLTARDVGDAAAEGDMTCVNLVRVGGRYLGEVLAGMVSFINPSMIVIGGGLAGLGHLLLADIRAVVYKRSLPLATGNLLVVLSELGPRAGVTGAAVLASELAHRRRF